The following proteins are co-located in the Citrobacter freundii ATCC 8090 = MTCC 1658 = NBRC 12681 genome:
- the fecC gene encoding iron-dicitrate ABC transporter permease FecC, with protein MTVLRHPALQWGLPLAALIAVFWLSLFCYSAIPVSGVDAIRALLPGHAPTLPQTLVQNLRLPRSLVAILIGASLALAGTLLQTLTHNSMASPSLLGINSGAALAMALTSALSPVPVAGYSIAFIAACGGGVSWLLVMTAGGGFRHTQDRNKLILAGLAFSAFCMALTRITLLLTEDHAYGIFYWLAGGVSHVRWQEFWQLFPVVAVAIPVVLLLANQLNLLNVSDSTARTLGVNLPKLRLIINILVLLLVGACVSVAGPVAFIGLLMPHLARFWVGFDQRKVLPMSILMGATLMLVADVLARALAFPGELPAGAVVALIGAPCFVWLVRRRG; from the coding sequence ATGACAGTTCTCAGACATCCGGCGTTGCAATGGGGGCTACCCCTTGCCGCGCTTATCGCAGTTTTCTGGCTGAGTCTGTTTTGCTACTCGGCCATTCCTGTTTCTGGCGTTGACGCCATTCGCGCCCTGCTGCCGGGCCACGCGCCGACGCTTCCACAAACGCTGGTGCAAAACCTACGTCTGCCGCGAAGCCTGGTCGCCATTCTGATCGGCGCAAGCCTGGCTCTCGCGGGAACGCTGCTGCAGACTTTGACGCATAATTCAATGGCATCTCCTTCGCTGCTCGGTATTAACAGCGGCGCGGCGCTGGCGATGGCACTGACCAGCGCGCTCAGCCCCGTGCCCGTCGCGGGTTACTCCATCGCCTTTATCGCCGCCTGTGGCGGCGGCGTAAGCTGGCTGCTGGTGATGACCGCAGGCGGCGGATTTCGCCATACCCAGGACAGAAACAAACTGATCCTCGCGGGTCTCGCGTTCTCGGCGTTTTGCATGGCCCTGACCCGCATCACCCTGCTGCTGACGGAAGATCACGCCTACGGCATTTTTTACTGGCTCGCGGGAGGCGTATCCCACGTACGCTGGCAGGAGTTCTGGCAGCTTTTCCCGGTGGTGGCAGTTGCTATACCGGTGGTGTTGCTGCTGGCCAATCAACTGAATCTGCTTAACGTCAGCGACAGCACCGCCCGTACGCTGGGGGTGAATCTGCCGAAGCTGCGTTTAATCATCAACATTCTGGTGCTGCTTCTGGTCGGTGCCTGCGTCAGCGTGGCTGGCCCGGTGGCTTTTATCGGTCTGTTGATGCCGCATCTGGCTCGCTTCTGGGTAGGATTCGACCAGCGCAAGGTCCTGCCGATGAGCATACTGATGGGCGCCACGCTGATGCTAGTGGCGGATGTTCTGGCCCGCG
- a CDS encoding Fe(3+) dicitrate ABC transporter substrate-binding protein FecB, with protein MFTFIRTLFAALLLVTSHAFAATVQDEHGTFTLDKTPQRIVVLELSFADALAAVDVSPVGIADDNDATRILPEVRAHLKPWQSVGTRAQPSLEAISALKPDLIIADSSRHAGIFSALQQIAPVLLLKSRNETYAENLQSAAIIGEVVGKKAQMQSRLVQHQQQMSAWASQLPKGTLVLFGTSREQQFNLHTQGTWTGGVLTSLGLKVPAAMAGASMPSIGLEQLLALNPAWLLVAHYREESIVKRWQQDPLWQMLTAAQKQQTASVDSNAWARMRGIFAAERIASDTVKIFHHQPLSDVK; from the coding sequence GCCACGGTTCAGGACGAACATGGCACCTTTACGCTTGATAAAACGCCACAGCGGATAGTGGTACTGGAGCTGTCGTTCGCGGACGCGCTGGCTGCCGTCGATGTTAGTCCGGTCGGCATTGCCGACGATAACGATGCCACGCGCATTCTTCCCGAAGTTCGCGCCCATCTTAAACCCTGGCAGTCTGTCGGCACGCGTGCGCAGCCGAGTTTAGAAGCCATCAGCGCGCTGAAACCGGATCTGATCATTGCCGACAGCAGCCGTCATGCGGGTATTTTCAGCGCCTTACAACAAATTGCACCGGTGCTGCTGCTTAAGTCCCGCAATGAAACCTACGCTGAAAATCTACAATCTGCGGCCATCATCGGCGAAGTCGTGGGAAAAAAGGCACAGATGCAATCACGTCTGGTGCAACACCAACAACAGATGTCAGCGTGGGCCAGCCAGTTGCCAAAAGGCACGCTGGTGTTATTTGGTACGTCCCGGGAGCAGCAGTTTAACCTTCATACGCAGGGGACCTGGACCGGGGGCGTCCTGACCTCTCTGGGGCTGAAGGTACCTGCGGCGATGGCTGGTGCGTCTATGCCGTCCATCGGCCTGGAACAGCTGCTGGCGCTCAATCCTGCATGGCTGCTGGTCGCACATTATCGCGAAGAGAGCATCGTCAAACGCTGGCAGCAGGACCCGCTGTGGCAGATGTTAACGGCTGCGCAAAAACAGCAGACGGCGTCGGTCGACAGTAACGCCTGGGCGCGGATGCGCGGCATTTTTGCGGCCGAACGTATTGCCAGCGACACGGTAAAAATCTTCCATCACCAGCCTTTATCCGATGTGAAATGA